The Falco rusticolus isolate bFalRus1 chromosome 15, bFalRus1.pri, whole genome shotgun sequence genome has a segment encoding these proteins:
- the TOX3 gene encoding TOX high mobility group box family member 3 isoform X2, translated as MIIWQTSTRLQLPRLFGCSHLLADIPSFTAGNMFGNNNNYMNMAEANNAFLAANEQTFHTPSLGDEEFEIPPITPPPESDPALGMADILLPFQGLGDQLPVQGNEFTPQFPPQSLDLPSITISRNLVEQDGVIHSNGLHMDQPHTQVAQYRQDHSLIMRSIVHMTDAAHSGMLPPSQLTTINQSQLSAQLGLNLGGTNLPHTSPSPPASKSATPSPSSSINEEDADESNRATGEKRAAPDSGKKPKTPKKKKKKDPNEPQKPVSAYALFFRDTQAAIKGQNPNATFGDVSKIVASMWDSLGEEQKQVYKRKTEAAKKEYLKALAAYRASLVSKAAAESAEAQTIRSVQQTLASTNLSSSLILNTSLSQHATVSASPQTLQQSLPRAIAPKPLTMRLPMNQIVASVTVAPNMPTNIAAPLISSMGTNMVATPSPSQVSPSMQSQQHQIQQLQQQQMQQMQQQQLHQHQMHQQIQQQMQQQHFQHHMQQHLQQQQHLQQQINQQQMQQQLQHIQLQQMQQQQMQHMQHQSQPSPQQHSPVASQITSPIPAIGSPQPAPQQHQSQIQSQTQTQVLSQVSIF; from the exons CAGACGTTCCATACGCCAAGCCTTGGGGACGAGGAGTTCGAAATCCCACCCATTACCCCCCCGCCCGAGTCAGACCCTGCACTGGGGATGGCAGATATACTGCTGCCCTTTCAGGGCCTTGGTGACCAGCTGCCTGTACAAGGAAATGAATTTACACCTCAGTTTCCCCCCCAGAGCTTGGATCTTCCCTCTATTACAATATCCCGAAATCTCGTGGAGCAAGACGGTGTCATCCACAGCAATGGATTGCATATG GATCAGCCTCACACACAAGTTGCCCAGTATCGCCAGGATCACTCTCTGATTATGAGATCTATTGTCCATATGACTGACGCTGCTCATTCGGGAATGCTGCCTCCCTCTCAGCTAACCACCATTAACCAGTCTCAGCTAAGTGCGCAGCTGGGGCTAAATTTAGGAGGCACTAATTTGCCACAcacttctccctcccctcctgcaaGTAAATCAGCCACTCCTTCCCCATCCAGCTCTATAAATGAAGAAGATGCAGATGAATCGAATAGA GCTACTGGAGAAAAAAGAGCCGCCCCAGATTCTGGCAAGAAGCCCAAGACtccaaagaagaagaaaaagaaagatccCAATGAGCCACAAAAGCCAGTGTCAGCGTACGCCCTTTTCTTCAGGGATACACAAGCTGCGATTAAAGGGCAGAACCCAAATGCTACGTTCGGAGACGTTTCAAAAATAGTGGCATCTATGTGGGACAGTTTAggagaagaacagaaacag gtgtataaaagaaaaactgaagccGCCAAAAAAGAATACCTAAAGGCACTTGCTGCCTATAGAGCAAGCCTTGTTTCTAAG gctgctgcagagtcTGCTGAGGCCCAGACAATTCGTTCTGTTCAGCAAACATTGGCATCCACAAATTTGTCTTCCTCCCTCATTCTGAATACTTCTCTTTCTCAACACGCAACAGTATCGGCATCTCCTCAAACTCTTCAACAGTCCCTTCCTAGAGCGATTGCTCCAAAGCCTTTAACCATGAGACTGCCAATGAATCAGATTGTAGCTTCTGTTACCGTTGCACCGAATATGCCAACAAACATTGCAGCTCCGTTGATAAGCTCGATGGGAACAAACATGGTGGCAACGCCATCTCCATCTCAAGTCAGTCCCTCAATgcaaagccagcagcaccagatacagcagctgcagcagcaacagatgCAGCAGATGCAACAGCAGCAACTACATCAGCATCAAATGCATCAGCAAATACAGCAACAGatgcaacagcagcattttcagcacCACATGCAACagcatttgcagcagcagcagcatctccagcagcaaATTAATCAACAGCAAAtgcaacagcaactgcagcatATACAGCTtcagcaaatgcagcagcagcaaatgcagcatATGCAACACCAGTCACAGCCTTCTCCTCAGCAGCATTCTCCGGTAGCCTCTCAGATCACTTCTCCCATCCCTGCCATTGGGAGCCCTCAGCCAGCACCTCAGCAGCACCAGTCACAAATACAGTCTCAGACACAGACTCAAGTACTATCGCAGGtcagtattttctga
- the TOX3 gene encoding TOX high mobility group box family member 3 isoform X1 has product MDVRFYPAAAGSALPGDPSNLDFAQCLGYYNYNKFGNNNNYMNMAEANNAFLAANEQTFHTPSLGDEEFEIPPITPPPESDPALGMADILLPFQGLGDQLPVQGNEFTPQFPPQSLDLPSITISRNLVEQDGVIHSNGLHMDQPHTQVAQYRQDHSLIMRSIVHMTDAAHSGMLPPSQLTTINQSQLSAQLGLNLGGTNLPHTSPSPPASKSATPSPSSSINEEDADESNRATGEKRAAPDSGKKPKTPKKKKKKDPNEPQKPVSAYALFFRDTQAAIKGQNPNATFGDVSKIVASMWDSLGEEQKQVYKRKTEAAKKEYLKALAAYRASLVSKAAAESAEAQTIRSVQQTLASTNLSSSLILNTSLSQHATVSASPQTLQQSLPRAIAPKPLTMRLPMNQIVASVTVAPNMPTNIAAPLISSMGTNMVATPSPSQVSPSMQSQQHQIQQLQQQQMQQMQQQQLHQHQMHQQIQQQMQQQHFQHHMQQHLQQQQHLQQQINQQQMQQQLQHIQLQQMQQQQMQHMQHQSQPSPQQHSPVASQITSPIPAIGSPQPAPQQHQSQIQSQTQTQVLSQVSIF; this is encoded by the exons CAGACGTTCCATACGCCAAGCCTTGGGGACGAGGAGTTCGAAATCCCACCCATTACCCCCCCGCCCGAGTCAGACCCTGCACTGGGGATGGCAGATATACTGCTGCCCTTTCAGGGCCTTGGTGACCAGCTGCCTGTACAAGGAAATGAATTTACACCTCAGTTTCCCCCCCAGAGCTTGGATCTTCCCTCTATTACAATATCCCGAAATCTCGTGGAGCAAGACGGTGTCATCCACAGCAATGGATTGCATATG GATCAGCCTCACACACAAGTTGCCCAGTATCGCCAGGATCACTCTCTGATTATGAGATCTATTGTCCATATGACTGACGCTGCTCATTCGGGAATGCTGCCTCCCTCTCAGCTAACCACCATTAACCAGTCTCAGCTAAGTGCGCAGCTGGGGCTAAATTTAGGAGGCACTAATTTGCCACAcacttctccctcccctcctgcaaGTAAATCAGCCACTCCTTCCCCATCCAGCTCTATAAATGAAGAAGATGCAGATGAATCGAATAGA GCTACTGGAGAAAAAAGAGCCGCCCCAGATTCTGGCAAGAAGCCCAAGACtccaaagaagaagaaaaagaaagatccCAATGAGCCACAAAAGCCAGTGTCAGCGTACGCCCTTTTCTTCAGGGATACACAAGCTGCGATTAAAGGGCAGAACCCAAATGCTACGTTCGGAGACGTTTCAAAAATAGTGGCATCTATGTGGGACAGTTTAggagaagaacagaaacag gtgtataaaagaaaaactgaagccGCCAAAAAAGAATACCTAAAGGCACTTGCTGCCTATAGAGCAAGCCTTGTTTCTAAG gctgctgcagagtcTGCTGAGGCCCAGACAATTCGTTCTGTTCAGCAAACATTGGCATCCACAAATTTGTCTTCCTCCCTCATTCTGAATACTTCTCTTTCTCAACACGCAACAGTATCGGCATCTCCTCAAACTCTTCAACAGTCCCTTCCTAGAGCGATTGCTCCAAAGCCTTTAACCATGAGACTGCCAATGAATCAGATTGTAGCTTCTGTTACCGTTGCACCGAATATGCCAACAAACATTGCAGCTCCGTTGATAAGCTCGATGGGAACAAACATGGTGGCAACGCCATCTCCATCTCAAGTCAGTCCCTCAATgcaaagccagcagcaccagatacagcagctgcagcagcaacagatgCAGCAGATGCAACAGCAGCAACTACATCAGCATCAAATGCATCAGCAAATACAGCAACAGatgcaacagcagcattttcagcacCACATGCAACagcatttgcagcagcagcagcatctccagcagcaaATTAATCAACAGCAAAtgcaacagcaactgcagcatATACAGCTtcagcaaatgcagcagcagcaaatgcagcatATGCAACACCAGTCACAGCCTTCTCCTCAGCAGCATTCTCCGGTAGCCTCTCAGATCACTTCTCCCATCCCTGCCATTGGGAGCCCTCAGCCAGCACCTCAGCAGCACCAGTCACAAATACAGTCTCAGACACAGACTCAAGTACTATCGCAGGtcagtattttctga
- the TOX3 gene encoding TOX high mobility group box family member 3 isoform X3 has protein sequence MDVRFYPAAAGSALPGDPSNLDFAQCLGYYNYNKFGNNNNYMNMAEANNAFLAANETFHTPSLGDEEFEIPPITPPPESDPALGMADILLPFQGLGDQLPVQGNEFTPQFPPQSLDLPSITISRNLVEQDGVIHSNGLHMDQPHTQVAQYRQDHSLIMRSIVHMTDAAHSGMLPPSQLTTINQSQLSAQLGLNLGGTNLPHTSPSPPASKSATPSPSSSINEEDADESNRATGEKRAAPDSGKKPKTPKKKKKKDPNEPQKPVSAYALFFRDTQAAIKGQNPNATFGDVSKIVASMWDSLGEEQKQVYKRKTEAAKKEYLKALAAYRASLVSKAAAESAEAQTIRSVQQTLASTNLSSSLILNTSLSQHATVSASPQTLQQSLPRAIAPKPLTMRLPMNQIVASVTVAPNMPTNIAAPLISSMGTNMVATPSPSQVSPSMQSQQHQIQQLQQQQMQQMQQQQLHQHQMHQQIQQQMQQQHFQHHMQQHLQQQQHLQQQINQQQMQQQLQHIQLQQMQQQQMQHMQHQSQPSPQQHSPVASQITSPIPAIGSPQPAPQQHQSQIQSQTQTQVLSQVSIF, from the exons ACGTTCCATACGCCAAGCCTTGGGGACGAGGAGTTCGAAATCCCACCCATTACCCCCCCGCCCGAGTCAGACCCTGCACTGGGGATGGCAGATATACTGCTGCCCTTTCAGGGCCTTGGTGACCAGCTGCCTGTACAAGGAAATGAATTTACACCTCAGTTTCCCCCCCAGAGCTTGGATCTTCCCTCTATTACAATATCCCGAAATCTCGTGGAGCAAGACGGTGTCATCCACAGCAATGGATTGCATATG GATCAGCCTCACACACAAGTTGCCCAGTATCGCCAGGATCACTCTCTGATTATGAGATCTATTGTCCATATGACTGACGCTGCTCATTCGGGAATGCTGCCTCCCTCTCAGCTAACCACCATTAACCAGTCTCAGCTAAGTGCGCAGCTGGGGCTAAATTTAGGAGGCACTAATTTGCCACAcacttctccctcccctcctgcaaGTAAATCAGCCACTCCTTCCCCATCCAGCTCTATAAATGAAGAAGATGCAGATGAATCGAATAGA GCTACTGGAGAAAAAAGAGCCGCCCCAGATTCTGGCAAGAAGCCCAAGACtccaaagaagaagaaaaagaaagatccCAATGAGCCACAAAAGCCAGTGTCAGCGTACGCCCTTTTCTTCAGGGATACACAAGCTGCGATTAAAGGGCAGAACCCAAATGCTACGTTCGGAGACGTTTCAAAAATAGTGGCATCTATGTGGGACAGTTTAggagaagaacagaaacag gtgtataaaagaaaaactgaagccGCCAAAAAAGAATACCTAAAGGCACTTGCTGCCTATAGAGCAAGCCTTGTTTCTAAG gctgctgcagagtcTGCTGAGGCCCAGACAATTCGTTCTGTTCAGCAAACATTGGCATCCACAAATTTGTCTTCCTCCCTCATTCTGAATACTTCTCTTTCTCAACACGCAACAGTATCGGCATCTCCTCAAACTCTTCAACAGTCCCTTCCTAGAGCGATTGCTCCAAAGCCTTTAACCATGAGACTGCCAATGAATCAGATTGTAGCTTCTGTTACCGTTGCACCGAATATGCCAACAAACATTGCAGCTCCGTTGATAAGCTCGATGGGAACAAACATGGTGGCAACGCCATCTCCATCTCAAGTCAGTCCCTCAATgcaaagccagcagcaccagatacagcagctgcagcagcaacagatgCAGCAGATGCAACAGCAGCAACTACATCAGCATCAAATGCATCAGCAAATACAGCAACAGatgcaacagcagcattttcagcacCACATGCAACagcatttgcagcagcagcagcatctccagcagcaaATTAATCAACAGCAAAtgcaacagcaactgcagcatATACAGCTtcagcaaatgcagcagcagcaaatgcagcatATGCAACACCAGTCACAGCCTTCTCCTCAGCAGCATTCTCCGGTAGCCTCTCAGATCACTTCTCCCATCCCTGCCATTGGGAGCCCTCAGCCAGCACCTCAGCAGCACCAGTCACAAATACAGTCTCAGACACAGACTCAAGTACTATCGCAGGtcagtattttctga